A region from the Simiduia sp. 21SJ11W-1 genome encodes:
- a CDS encoding methyltransferase, with product MVDDNCFSSPFGALQLTRASRTQSRTEQNLRAWDAADELLLANLASFEQPKGARILLANDGFGALVCSLPADWQIDFCSDSHLSTQAAKINLAANEKPQSHIQWHTSLGQPTEPLDVLAIKLPKSLSLLEDQLLRYRPLCSAKTRVIAAGMVKHMSAGAFALIQKYLGPTRTSLAEKKARLIFCTPGPEATTPATNPYPKRLTLEDYNVTVTNHANVFSRDALDIGTRFFLAQLPGSTEALRLADLGCGNGLVGVALAGLMPMAKIDFYDESFMALASARTTMGEAFPTRVDQCRFIADDCMASAEPEIYDAIFCNPPFHQHNVVGGFVANQMFHDARRALKPGGALWVVGNRHLGYHQHLKRLFGNLTQVAANKKFVVFKVVKR from the coding sequence ATGGTTGATGATAACTGCTTTTCCAGCCCCTTTGGTGCGCTGCAGCTCACCCGCGCCTCGCGCACCCAATCGCGCACCGAACAAAACCTGCGCGCATGGGATGCCGCCGATGAACTGCTGCTTGCGAACCTGGCAAGTTTTGAGCAGCCCAAGGGCGCGCGCATATTGCTGGCCAACGATGGCTTTGGTGCACTGGTGTGTAGCCTGCCCGCAGATTGGCAAATCGATTTTTGCAGCGATTCACACCTAAGCACCCAGGCTGCAAAAATAAATCTGGCCGCCAATGAAAAGCCCCAAAGCCACATTCAATGGCACACAAGCCTTGGCCAACCAACCGAGCCGCTGGATGTGCTGGCCATCAAGTTGCCCAAAAGTTTATCGCTGCTTGAAGATCAATTGCTGCGCTACCGGCCCTTGTGCTCGGCCAAAACCCGCGTTATTGCCGCGGGTATGGTTAAGCACATGAGCGCCGGTGCCTTTGCACTTATCCAAAAATACCTAGGCCCCACCCGCACCTCTCTGGCTGAAAAAAAGGCGCGGCTGATTTTCTGTACACCCGGGCCCGAGGCCACAACGCCTGCCACCAACCCTTACCCCAAAAGGCTCACGCTTGAAGATTACAATGTCACGGTTACCAACCATGCCAACGTGTTTTCGCGCGATGCGCTGGATATCGGCACCCGGTTTTTTCTGGCCCAGTTGCCCGGTTCCACAGAGGCATTGCGGCTAGCCGATTTAGGCTGTGGCAATGGCCTGGTGGGGGTGGCGCTGGCAGGCCTGATGCCCATGGCGAAAATAGATTTTTACGATGAATCTTTTATGGCGCTGGCATCGGCGCGCACCACCATGGGCGAGGCCTTCCCCACCCGCGTAGATCAATGCCGGTTTATCGCCGACGACTGCATGGCAAGTGCCGAGCCTGAAATTTACGACGCCATCTTCTGCAACCCGCCGTTTCACCAGCACAATGTGGTGGGTGGTTTTGTGGCCAATCAGATGTTTCACGATGCCAGACGCGCACTGAAGCCGGGCGGCGCTTTATGGGTGGTGGGCAACCGCCACCTTGGCTACCACCAGCACCTGAAAAGATTGTTTGGCAACCTCACGCAAGTGGCGGCCAATAAAAAATTTGTGGTTTTCAAGGTGGTCAAGCGATGA
- a CDS encoding alpha/beta hydrolase: protein MNYLPHITVETGATPTASVIWLHGLGASGHDFEPVVPHLGLGDLAVRFIFPHAPEIPVTINGGYVMPAWYDILAMDFERKIDEAQIQASSDAIGALIERERERGVPAERIVLAGFSQGGAVAYHTGLSYPHPLAGILALSTYFATWKSITPSPANAQVPVYVFHGDRDEVVPEAMGVEARRRLKDMGLNPHYQSYPMAHEVCMEEIHHIGQVLRKLLA from the coding sequence ATGAATTACCTGCCTCACATTACCGTCGAAACCGGCGCCACACCTACCGCCAGCGTAATTTGGCTGCATGGCCTGGGCGCCAGCGGGCACGATTTTGAACCCGTGGTGCCCCACCTTGGCTTAGGCGATTTAGCGGTGCGGTTTATCTTCCCGCACGCGCCGGAAATTCCGGTCACCATCAACGGCGGCTATGTGATGCCCGCCTGGTACGACATTCTGGCCATGGATTTCGAACGCAAAATTGATGAGGCGCAGATTCAGGCCTCAAGCGATGCCATTGGTGCACTCATTGAACGCGAGCGCGAGCGGGGCGTGCCCGCCGAGCGCATTGTGTTGGCGGGGTTTTCCCAGGGCGGCGCGGTGGCCTACCACACAGGCCTCAGTTACCCGCACCCCTTGGCCGGTATTCTGGCGTTATCTACCTATTTCGCCACCTGGAAATCCATCACCCCAAGCCCCGCCAATGCCCAGGTTCCGGTGTATGTGTTCCACGGCGATCGCGATGAGGTAGTGCCAGAGGCCATGGGCGTTGAGGCGCGCCGGCGCTTGAAAGACATGGGCCTGAACCCGCACTACCAGAGCTACCCCATGGCCCACGAGGTGTGCATGGAGGAAATTCACCACATAGGCCAGGTGCTGCGCAAACTGTTGGCCTAA
- a CDS encoding MOSC domain-containing protein, with protein MDDLAQLMARHCQPGRVTWLGVRPERRAPMQSVEALEAVAGRGLTGDRYRAKGGKRQVTLIQSEHLPVIAALLGLDALAPAALRRNLCIAGINLLALKDRRFQLGGALLEGTGLAHPCSRMEEVFGPGGYNAVRGHGGITARVIASGIIRLGDPLVPV; from the coding sequence TTGGATGATCTGGCGCAATTAATGGCCCGCCACTGCCAGCCCGGGCGGGTAACCTGGCTTGGCGTAAGGCCCGAGCGGCGCGCGCCCATGCAATCGGTAGAGGCCCTTGAGGCCGTGGCCGGGCGCGGGCTCACCGGTGATCGCTACCGCGCAAAGGGTGGCAAGCGGCAGGTGACGCTAATACAAAGTGAACACCTGCCGGTGATTGCCGCACTGTTGGGCCTTGACGCGCTTGCGCCGGCTGCGCTGCGCCGCAACCTGTGCATTGCGGGCATCAATTTGCTGGCCTTGAAAGATCGCCGCTTTCAGTTGGGCGGGGCGCTGCTGGAAGGCACGGGCCTGGCACACCCCTGTTCGCGCATGGAAGAAGTGTTCGGCCCCGGTGGCTACAACGCGGTACGCGGCCATGGCGGCATTACCGCGCGGGTAATTGCGAGCGGCATCATTCGCCTGGGCGACCCGCTCGTACCGGTTTAG
- a CDS encoding mechanosensitive ion channel family protein, which translates to MKESTEAPDNAATKLMETPTEAFESVLTLFSPGKLLAIAMLAGMAWLLLTVMLHLLQRLALQFPRHRLLINRIYPLTRVVVWSAVVLYSVVGIIQPHPSVLFAMLGSAGLALGLATQEPIKNMVSGLIIMINPPYRVGDMVNLAGHYGEVIKLEWSVTWLRTFDDNTVMVPNAEALKTAVSNANSGALDELVAITVHLPAHADHQRAMQLAREATLCSPYCYLKKPVTVLLGTECPMGEVLLTVTVKAYVLDVRLERRFASDIHVRVIDAYKTAGLWPLPFERVTTETTPQPGARLG; encoded by the coding sequence ATGAAAGAGTCAACCGAGGCGCCAGATAACGCCGCCACCAAATTGATGGAAACGCCCACAGAGGCCTTCGAAAGTGTGCTTACGCTGTTTTCGCCGGGCAAACTGCTGGCCATCGCCATGCTGGCGGGCATGGCGTGGTTGTTGCTCACGGTAATGCTGCATTTGCTACAGCGTTTGGCGTTGCAGTTTCCACGGCACCGCTTGCTGATTAACCGTATCTACCCGCTCACCCGGGTGGTGGTGTGGAGTGCCGTGGTGCTCTACTCGGTGGTGGGCATAATCCAACCGCACCCGAGCGTGCTGTTTGCCATGTTGGGCTCGGCGGGCTTGGCCTTGGGTTTGGCCACCCAAGAGCCCATCAAGAACATGGTTTCTGGCCTGATTATCATGATTAACCCGCCCTATCGGGTGGGCGACATGGTGAACCTCGCCGGCCACTATGGCGAGGTAATCAAACTTGAGTGGAGCGTTACCTGGCTGCGCACCTTCGACGACAACACCGTCATGGTGCCCAACGCCGAGGCTTTGAAAACTGCCGTGAGCAATGCCAACAGCGGCGCGCTGGATGAACTTGTGGCCATCACCGTGCATTTACCCGCCCACGCAGATCACCAGCGCGCCATGCAGCTGGCCCGCGAGGCCACACTCTGCTCGCCTTATTGCTACCTGAAAAAGCCCGTTACCGTATTGCTGGGTACCGAGTGCCCCATGGGTGAAGTGCTGCTGACGGTCACGGTAAAAGCCTATGTGCTGGATGTGCGGTTGGAGCGCCGCTTCGCCTCGGATATTCACGTGCGCGTGATAGACGCCTACAAAACCGCGGGCCTCTGGCCGCTGCCCTTCGAACGGGTAACCACCGAAACCACGCCCCAGCCAGGTGCGCGCCTTGGATGA
- a CDS encoding AAA family ATPase, whose product MLKALRARWYAFNERWQSPATIVDNGAFLAPARLPALRKAQAERLPRAVIDAFAEAPLAAADPRFVGREAALESLTQGLEDWRKGQGSLSVLVGPPGAGLTSTLNQLREQPEPVTYLSLPHRPCSTADVMRLLQAVFELEAPPANTSAAISEINGLEPRVILLDDGHRLLARKMGNGAALQTLGAVLLATQNRHCWVLACARQAWRRLCFLYNCQRLFTRAVDIDYFTQAELTQAVEARIYGLGYQWALRAKLPEGSRDPLSPHFTLLHDHAEGHPQLGYFLLLQALTVDTHQNLLLLDDIPRLDITSLKQCAEEELFSLAEIYAHGGLEKVEHETLFRLGTDQSLVRLEQLRHQGLLERQDTAYRLAPLMAQATVNHLVNANRLY is encoded by the coding sequence ATGTTGAAAGCCCTGCGCGCGCGCTGGTATGCATTTAACGAGCGCTGGCAAAGCCCGGCCACCATTGTAGACAACGGTGCTTTTTTGGCGCCCGCCCGGCTGCCGGCCTTGCGCAAGGCCCAGGCCGAACGCCTGCCCCGGGCCGTTATTGATGCCTTTGCCGAGGCCCCCTTGGCTGCCGCAGACCCGCGCTTTGTGGGCCGCGAAGCCGCGCTGGAGAGCCTCACCCAGGGCCTGGAAGATTGGCGCAAGGGCCAGGGCAGTTTATCGGTGCTGGTGGGGCCGCCCGGTGCCGGGCTTACCTCCACGCTGAATCAGCTGCGCGAACAGCCCGAACCTGTTACCTATTTAAGCCTGCCCCACAGGCCTTGCTCCACGGCCGATGTGATGCGCCTGTTGCAAGCAGTGTTTGAACTGGAGGCGCCACCTGCCAATACCTCGGCTGCCATTAGCGAAATCAACGGGCTTGAACCCAGGGTGATTTTGCTGGACGACGGCCACCGATTGCTGGCGCGCAAAATGGGCAACGGCGCGGCACTGCAAACATTGGGGGCTGTGTTACTGGCCACCCAAAACCGGCATTGCTGGGTGCTGGCCTGTGCGCGTCAGGCATGGCGGCGGCTGTGCTTTTTATACAATTGCCAGCGGCTGTTTACCCGCGCGGTAGATATCGACTACTTCACCCAGGCAGAGCTCACCCAGGCGGTAGAGGCGCGCATCTACGGGCTGGGTTACCAGTGGGCGCTGAGGGCCAAATTGCCAGAGGGCAGCCGCGACCCCTTAAGCCCGCACTTCACGCTTTTGCACGATCACGCCGAAGGCCACCCGCAGCTGGGCTATTTTCTGCTGCTGCAGGCGCTCACCGTCGATACCCACCAAAACCTCTTGCTGCTCGATGACATCCCCAGGCTTGATATCACAAGCCTTAAGCAGTGCGCGGAAGAAGAGCTGTTTAGCCTGGCTGAAATCTACGCCCACGGCGGGCTTGAAAAGGTAGAGCACGAAACCCTGTTTCGGCTGGGTACAGATCAAAGCCTGGTGCGCCTTGAGCAATTGCGCCACCAAGGCCTGCTGGAACGGCAAGACACCGCCTACCGGCTGGCGCCCTTGATGGCGCAGGCCACAGTAAATCATCTGGTGAACGCCAACCGCCTGTATTAA
- a CDS encoding metal-dependent hydrolase, translating into MDPVTQGVLGATLPQSTAKTRTLLGATVIGGLAGMAPDLDVLIRSSTDPLLFLEFHRQFTHSLLFIPIGGAVCGLLLHWLLGRRLQLSRLQSVAFATLGYATHALLDACTTYGTQLLWPLSDQRFAWNTVSIIDPLFTLPLLLLIIAGVIARKPRYARIGMVWALCYLSLGALQRERAEAQGQLLAESRGHMPIRLEAKPTFANLWLWKLVYETDTHFFVDAVRVTTQATLYEGDRVPKLDIKRDFPWLLEDSQQARDIARFYWFSNGYVAVDDAQRLVDVRYSMVPNEIKPLWGIALNPAAGPTAHVRYFVERETGPRARATFWAMLTGKHPPATQQNTQP; encoded by the coding sequence ATGGACCCGGTAACCCAGGGCGTGTTGGGCGCCACCCTGCCCCAGAGCACGGCCAAAACCCGCACCCTCTTGGGTGCGACTGTGATTGGCGGCCTGGCCGGCATGGCGCCGGATCTGGACGTGCTCATTCGCTCCAGTACCGACCCGCTGCTATTTTTGGAGTTTCACCGCCAGTTCACCCACTCGCTGCTGTTTATTCCCATAGGCGGGGCTGTGTGCGGGCTGCTGTTGCACTGGCTGTTGGGCCGGCGGCTGCAGTTGAGCCGCCTGCAGTCGGTCGCATTTGCCACCCTGGGTTACGCCACCCACGCGCTGCTGGATGCCTGCACCACTTACGGCACGCAACTGCTGTGGCCGCTGTCTGACCAGCGCTTTGCCTGGAATACGGTGTCTATTATCGACCCGCTGTTTACCCTGCCGCTACTGCTGCTCATTATTGCGGGCGTCATTGCGCGCAAGCCCCGCTACGCCCGCATCGGCATGGTGTGGGCCCTGTGCTATTTAAGCTTGGGCGCCCTGCAACGCGAGCGCGCCGAAGCCCAGGGCCAGTTGCTGGCCGAAAGCCGCGGCCACATGCCCATCCGGCTGGAGGCCAAGCCCACCTTTGCCAACCTGTGGCTGTGGAAACTGGTGTATGAAACCGACACCCATTTCTTTGTGGATGCCGTGCGGGTCACCACCCAGGCCACCCTGTATGAAGGCGACCGGGTGCCCAAGCTCGATATCAAACGCGATTTCCCCTGGCTTTTGGAAGACAGCCAGCAAGCGCGCGACATCGCCCGGTTTTACTGGTTTTCCAACGGCTATGTGGCGGTAGATGACGCCCAGCGGCTGGTGGATGTGCGCTACTCCATGGTGCCCAATGAGATCAAACCCCTGTGGGGCATAGCCCTGAATCCTGCCGCCGGTCCCACTGCCCACGTGCGCTATTTTGTGGAGCGCGAGACGGGCCCGCGCGCGCGCGCCACCTTTTGGGCCATGCTCACCGGCAAGCACCCACCGGCTACACAGCAAAACACCCAGCCCTAA
- a CDS encoding DUF6164 family protein, protein MGCLYFKLHDVPEQEADAVRQLLDDADIPYYETHAGNWGLSLAAIWLTHEADKPRAQQLLEEFQAAHRAQAHEALAKQGLESPGQRFLRQPVKSLAALLAVAAILYLMIVPLMGAWST, encoded by the coding sequence ATGGGCTGTTTGTATTTCAAGCTACACGATGTACCAGAGCAGGAGGCAGACGCTGTGCGCCAATTGCTGGATGATGCAGACATCCCCTATTACGAAACCCATGCGGGCAATTGGGGGCTATCGCTGGCGGCCATCTGGCTTACCCACGAGGCCGACAAACCCCGCGCTCAGCAGCTCTTGGAAGAATTCCAGGCCGCCCACCGCGCACAGGCCCATGAGGCACTGGCCAAGCAAGGGCTGGAAAGCCCCGGCCAGCGTTTTTTGCGCCAGCCGGTGAAGAGCCTGGCCGCACTGCTGGCGGTGGCGGCCATTTTATACCTGATGATTGTGCCCTTGATGGGCGCCTGGTCTACCTAG
- a CDS encoding GNAT family N-acetyltransferase, which yields MNLNELQFSRRQGLDVPIANQFYKRVDKRLKARADDVVWTAQHQGQTVAALRLRPLPTGDHLLTGVLVDPEFRTRGIAKRLLAEASIDFSRRYLYLFCEPQLAPLYNTAGFVQVQKIDMPDHLVGRWQAYQRKTPELIAMCYL from the coding sequence ATGAACCTAAATGAATTGCAATTTTCCCGCCGCCAGGGCCTGGATGTGCCCATTGCCAACCAGTTCTACAAGCGCGTAGACAAACGCCTGAAGGCGCGCGCCGACGATGTGGTATGGACAGCCCAGCACCAGGGCCAAACGGTGGCGGCACTGAGGCTGCGGCCCTTGCCCACGGGCGATCACCTGCTGACCGGTGTGTTGGTAGATCCGGAGTTTCGCACCCGCGGCATTGCCAAGCGCCTGTTGGCCGAGGCCAGCATCGATTTCAGCCGCCGCTACCTCTACTTATTTTGTGAGCCCCAGCTTGCGCCCCTGTACAATACCGCGGGCTTTGTGCAGGTGCAGAAAATCGACATGCCGGATCACCTGGTGGGGCGCTGGCAGGCCTACCAGCGCAAAACCCCCGAACTCATTGCTATGTGTTATCTCTAA
- a CDS encoding tRNA-uridine aminocarboxypropyltransferase yields the protein MRALCPHCRLPRTHCLCDSAPQLSPRTQLVVLQHPSESQHPKNTLRLARLCLPELRLAVGETPEDFMALAKWLAPTRACLLYPDDHSQPLEQYANPVPEVLVFIDATWRKAYKMLALNPWLQGLPRCHFNAAPAGDYRLRKTRRAGGLSTLEAIAYGLNCVEGTDFSALNELQARWVERMQSFMPEDVKARYEPK from the coding sequence ATGCGAGCCCTTTGCCCCCACTGCCGATTGCCGCGCACCCATTGCCTGTGTGACAGCGCGCCCCAGCTCAGCCCGCGCACGCAGCTGGTGGTATTGCAGCACCCAAGCGAGTCACAGCACCCCAAAAACACCCTGCGCCTGGCGCGCTTGTGCCTGCCCGAACTGCGCCTTGCGGTGGGTGAAACCCCTGAAGATTTTATGGCGCTCGCCAAGTGGTTGGCGCCCACCCGCGCCTGCCTGCTCTACCCGGATGATCACAGCCAGCCCCTGGAGCAATACGCTAATCCAGTGCCCGAGGTGCTGGTATTCATTGATGCCACCTGGCGCAAAGCCTACAAAATGCTGGCGCTGAACCCCTGGTTGCAGGGCTTGCCGCGGTGTCACTTCAACGCCGCACCGGCAGGCGATTACCGGCTGCGCAAAACCCGCCGCGCCGGAGGGCTTTCTACCCTGGAGGCCATTGCCTATGGGCTAAACTGTGTGGAGGGCACAGATTTCAGCGCGCTCAATGAACTACAGGCGCGCTGGGTTGAACGGATGCAAAGTTTTATGCCGGAGGATGTAAAGGCGCGTTATGAACCTAAATGA
- a CDS encoding tRNA (adenine(58)-N(1))-methyltransferase non-catalytic subunit TRM6 — MEQQAAVTRAAVRAGEAPTQIRSRSIQPRRAAQVKKINPYAKDPVTGCLNYMALRPQLLDGDIILFRAQGLQAKWRRLKEGDADHLGLVGRWGARVMVFEDTACGVIARPLSARLEAYTGQVELYKPNPVNKMSAHQRELASTELLARMGNKLSWRQWFEPEACGVSLAEAVYTRAALPLTPPAPELGQSVAQCLVQAPQLVRVGRLK, encoded by the coding sequence ATGGAACAGCAAGCTGCAGTAACACGCGCAGCGGTGAGGGCGGGCGAGGCGCCTACCCAAATCCGTTCGCGCAGCATCCAACCGCGCCGCGCCGCGCAGGTAAAAAAGATTAACCCCTACGCCAAAGATCCGGTAACCGGCTGCTTGAACTATATGGCGCTGCGGCCGCAATTGCTCGATGGCGATATCATTTTATTCCGCGCCCAAGGCCTGCAAGCCAAGTGGCGCCGCCTGAAAGAAGGCGACGCCGACCACCTGGGTTTGGTGGGGCGTTGGGGAGCGCGGGTAATGGTGTTTGAAGACACCGCCTGCGGCGTCATCGCACGGCCCCTGTCGGCGCGCCTTGAGGCCTACACAGGGCAGGTTGAACTCTACAAGCCCAACCCCGTAAACAAAATGAGTGCCCACCAACGGGAGTTGGCGAGCACCGAATTGCTGGCGCGCATGGGCAACAAGCTCAGCTGGCGCCAGTGGTTCGAACCCGAGGCCTGTGGCGTAAGCCTGGCCGAGGCTGTGTACACCCGCGCGGCACTGCCGCTCACCCCGCCGGCACCGGAGTTAGGCCAAAGTGTGGCCCAGTGCCTGGTGCAGGCCCCGCAACTGGTGCGCGTTGGCCGGTTAAAATAA
- a CDS encoding molybdopterin-dependent oxidoreductase — MIKTHRRACHLCEAICGLEITTDGTEILSIKGDKNDPLSGGFICPKAVALQDIHTDPDRLRTPKIKTQHGWRDASWDEAINLVADKLSAIQAQHGDDSVGIYAGNPAIHSIGTWLYSGLTTRVLNSRNRFSATSVDQLPHHVVGRLMYGHWLRIPIVDLERTQWVLMLGANPLASNGSVMTAPNMPARLKALQARGGKLLVVDPRRTETAKQADTYLPITPGTDVYLLLAMLQHLFERQLINLGHLQPLVAGVNAVAEAVRPFTPARAAQHTGISARTIESLAEALAREPKAAVYGRMGVSTQPHGSLCQWAIQLLNVLTGHLDVEGGLLLANPAIDPAAPGTNPQKFEPVQSRVRGLPAFAGEFPAAALAEEILTPGAGQIKALLTIAGNPVLSTPNGAQLDTAMSGLEFMVAIDLYLNETTRHADVILPPASPLEREHYDLIFLALAVRNTARYSDALFEKPASARHDWEIFAALGNALRARKGLPEKPAIAPDQLLAPMLEAGEYGLSLAQLRDQPSGIDLGPLRPKMAALYSKDAPIELAPERLIAALEHLPQSPGPAATGPATLALIGRRHIRSNNSWMHNYHRLVKGKPRDQLLMHPTDMAARNIAEGSQVRIASRVGEVCARVQACADIMPGVVSLPHGFGHHRDGIGTQVAAAHAGVSVNDLTDHLLLDAVSGTAAVNGVPVTVCALHPAKAEPVTA; from the coding sequence ATGATAAAAACTCACCGCCGCGCATGCCATCTTTGTGAAGCCATTTGCGGGCTAGAAATCACCACCGATGGCACAGAAATTCTCAGTATCAAAGGCGATAAGAACGACCCCTTAAGTGGCGGGTTTATTTGCCCCAAGGCTGTCGCCCTACAAGATATTCACACAGATCCGGATCGCCTTAGAACACCAAAAATAAAAACCCAACATGGCTGGCGCGATGCCAGTTGGGATGAAGCCATTAATTTAGTGGCCGATAAACTCAGCGCCATTCAAGCCCAACACGGCGACGACAGCGTGGGCATTTACGCGGGCAACCCCGCCATTCATTCCATTGGCACCTGGCTTTACTCTGGCCTTACCACGCGGGTGTTAAATTCGCGCAATCGCTTTTCGGCAACCTCTGTTGATCAGCTGCCACACCATGTGGTGGGGCGCTTGATGTATGGCCATTGGCTGCGCATACCCATTGTGGATTTGGAGCGCACCCAATGGGTGTTGATGTTGGGTGCCAACCCGCTGGCCTCTAACGGCAGCGTGATGACCGCACCCAACATGCCCGCGCGGCTGAAAGCCTTGCAGGCGCGCGGCGGCAAGTTGTTGGTGGTAGACCCAAGGCGCACCGAAACCGCAAAGCAGGCCGATACCTACTTACCGATTACTCCGGGCACAGATGTCTATTTACTGCTGGCCATGCTGCAGCATTTGTTTGAGCGGCAATTGATTAATTTGGGTCACCTGCAACCCTTGGTGGCCGGTGTTAACGCTGTAGCAGAAGCTGTGCGCCCCTTTACGCCGGCGCGGGCGGCACAGCACACAGGCATTAGCGCGCGCACTATTGAATCGCTGGCCGAGGCACTGGCGCGCGAGCCGAAGGCCGCCGTGTACGGGCGCATGGGCGTTTCAACCCAGCCCCATGGCAGCCTGTGCCAGTGGGCTATTCAGTTGTTAAATGTGTTAACGGGCCACCTGGATGTAGAAGGCGGCTTGCTGTTGGCAAACCCGGCCATAGACCCGGCGGCACCGGGCACCAACCCGCAAAAATTTGAGCCGGTGCAATCGCGTGTGCGCGGGCTGCCGGCCTTTGCCGGTGAATTCCCGGCCGCCGCCTTGGCCGAGGAGATACTCACCCCGGGTGCAGGCCAGATCAAAGCGCTGTTAACCATTGCCGGCAATCCCGTGCTGTCTACGCCTAACGGTGCCCAGCTGGATACGGCCATGAGCGGGCTTGAATTCATGGTGGCCATCGATTTATACCTCAATGAAACCACCCGCCATGCCGATGTGATTTTGCCCCCGGCATCGCCCCTTGAGCGCGAGCACTACGACCTGATATTTCTGGCGCTGGCGGTGCGCAACACCGCCCGCTATAGCGACGCCTTATTTGAAAAGCCCGCCAGCGCACGCCACGACTGGGAAATCTTCGCGGCCCTTGGCAATGCCTTGCGCGCGCGCAAAGGGCTGCCGGAAAAACCCGCCATAGCACCCGATCAGCTGTTGGCGCCCATGCTGGAAGCGGGCGAGTACGGCTTGTCGCTGGCGCAATTGCGCGATCAGCCCTCGGGTATAGATTTGGGCCCACTGCGGCCCAAAATGGCGGCGCTCTACTCGAAAGATGCACCCATAGAGCTGGCCCCCGAGCGGCTTATTGCAGCACTTGAGCATCTGCCCCAATCCCCGGGCCCGGCAGCCACAGGCCCGGCCACATTGGCGCTCATCGGGCGGCGCCACATTCGCTCAAACAACTCCTGGATGCACAACTACCATCGCCTGGTTAAAGGCAAACCCCGCGATCAGCTCTTGATGCACCCGACCGATATGGCCGCGCGCAATATTGCCGAGGGCAGCCAGGTGCGCATTGCCAGCCGCGTGGGTGAGGTGTGCGCCCGCGTGCAAGCCTGTGCAGACATCATGCCGGGCGTGGTGAGCTTGCCCCACGGTTTCGGGCATCATCGCGATGGCATTGGCACCCAGGTGGCGGCGGCCCATGCGGGTGTGAGCGTGAACGACCTCACCGATCACCTGCTGCTCGATGCCGTGTCTGGCACCGCGGCGGTGAATGGTGTGCCCGTCACAGTTTGCGCATTGCACCCGGCAAAGGCCGAGCCCGTCACAGCCTGA
- a CDS encoding D-Ala-D-Ala carboxypeptidase family metallohydrolase, whose amino-acid sequence MGKRGFLIFVFSACVSLAEKSAAAFDPMFAPFKVAVNTRNIDHSVDFQPVMPGQALSFTFDDDASYRLTVGAVEIQSQARKITWLAPAKAGHLPAIIRRDGAEAAIQLQIFVLEPATHIKQGKLNGYRIGEYPPARHGLKSYAAPTGYIEVQSSMLQLPVSPHFTLGQFLCKQASGYPKYLVLRPRLLQKLELLLQDLNQEGIATDGLVVMSGYRTPFYNRSIGNVSASRHLYGGAADVYVDVLPKNGVMDDLNGDGKVNLADATYLYERADKLVKNTGRQDLVGGVGRYGANSAHGPFVHVDVRGEAARWGH is encoded by the coding sequence ATGGGTAAACGCGGTTTTCTGATTTTTGTGTTTTCGGCCTGCGTGTCGCTTGCTGAAAAAAGTGCTGCAGCATTCGACCCGATGTTTGCGCCATTCAAAGTTGCGGTAAATACGCGCAATATTGATCACAGCGTGGATTTTCAGCCCGTCATGCCGGGCCAAGCGCTGTCTTTCACTTTTGACGATGACGCCAGCTACCGTTTAACGGTGGGTGCTGTAGAGATACAAAGCCAAGCGCGAAAAATCACTTGGCTTGCACCCGCAAAGGCCGGCCATTTGCCTGCCATAATTAGGCGCGACGGAGCCGAGGCCGCCATTCAGCTGCAAATTTTTGTGCTGGAGCCTGCCACTCACATCAAGCAAGGCAAACTCAACGGCTATCGCATTGGTGAATACCCGCCAGCCCGTCACGGTTTAAAAAGTTACGCCGCACCCACCGGTTACATTGAAGTGCAATCCAGTATGTTGCAGCTACCTGTGTCGCCGCACTTTACGCTCGGCCAGTTTCTGTGCAAACAGGCCAGTGGCTATCCCAAGTATCTGGTGCTGCGCCCGCGGCTTTTGCAAAAGCTGGAGCTTTTGTTGCAAGACCTCAATCAAGAGGGCATCGCAACCGATGGCCTGGTGGTCATGAGTGGTTACCGCACGCCTTTTTATAATCGTTCAATTGGCAATGTGTCTGCCAGCCGGCACCTGTATGGCGGTGCGGCTGATGTGTATGTGGATGTGCTGCCCAAAAATGGCGTAATGGATGATTTAAACGGCGATGGCAAAGTGAATCTTGCCGATGCCACCTATTTGTATGAGCGAGCCGATAAGTTGGTAAAAAATACCGGCCGGCAAGATCTTGTGGGTGGTGTCGGGCGCTATGGCGCCAACAGTGCGCACGGCCCATTCGTGCATGTGGATGTGCGCGGTGAAGCGGCGCGCTGGGGGCACTAG